A stretch of Euzebya sp. DNA encodes these proteins:
- a CDS encoding glycosyltransferase, translated as MGDVVLVAAGGTGGHVFPGLATAHALAAARPDLDIEFVGTADRLEARLVPDAGFRLHTVPAMALSRRLSPATVRLPGVLLGAVRRVVRLIRERHVIAAVGFGGYTSVPLALAARVTGTALVVHEQNAVPGVANRLAGRLAAVVAVSFPEAATGFGGTRTVLTGNPVRPDLLAAVAGSAQERGSARSGPPSPDGEVRRDPGAGGQDDDDPIATAAGIRDALRPEALRTFGLDPARRTLLVFGGSQGALRINTAITQSVAAWTEPGRLQVLHAAGARTHADTRAAWQAAGVDPDGATADGDLKVVCREFIDRMDLAYAAADVVVCRAGASSIAELTALAIPAVMVPYPHATADHQTANARAVARAGGAVVVPDADLDAAALVRAAEPLLLDDDRHLAMREGSASFGRPDAARALAALVLEVADDRPPTEGP; from the coding sequence ATGGGTGACGTGGTCCTGGTGGCCGCGGGCGGCACCGGTGGCCACGTCTTCCCGGGCCTCGCGACGGCGCACGCCCTGGCCGCCGCGCGGCCCGACCTCGACATCGAGTTCGTCGGCACAGCCGACCGGCTCGAGGCCAGGTTGGTGCCCGACGCCGGGTTCAGGTTGCACACCGTGCCGGCGATGGCCCTGAGCCGCCGGCTGTCCCCGGCGACGGTGCGCCTGCCCGGCGTGCTCCTCGGTGCGGTCCGCCGGGTCGTCCGGCTGATCCGCGAGCGCCACGTGATCGCCGCGGTCGGCTTCGGCGGTTACACCTCGGTGCCGCTCGCGCTGGCCGCCCGGGTGACCGGCACGGCGCTCGTCGTCCACGAGCAGAACGCCGTCCCCGGCGTGGCGAACCGGCTCGCGGGGCGACTGGCCGCCGTCGTCGCCGTGTCCTTCCCCGAGGCCGCCACCGGGTTCGGGGGCACCCGGACGGTCCTGACCGGCAACCCGGTCCGCCCGGATCTGCTCGCGGCGGTCGCCGGGTCGGCGCAGGAGCGAGGTTCGGCGCGATCGGGGCCTCCCTCGCCTGACGGCGAGGTTCGGCGCGATCCTGGCGCTGGCGGGCAGGACGACGACGACCCGATCGCGACGGCCGCCGGCATCCGCGACGCCCTCCGCCCCGAGGCCCTGCGCACCTTCGGCCTCGACCCCGCCCGCCGCACCCTGCTGGTGTTCGGCGGCAGCCAGGGCGCCCTCCGCATCAACACCGCGATCACCCAGAGCGTCGCGGCGTGGACCGAGCCGGGCCGGCTGCAGGTCCTGCACGCCGCCGGGGCGCGGACCCACGCCGACACCCGCGCCGCCTGGCAGGCCGCGGGCGTCGATCCCGACGGCGCCACGGCGGACGGCGACCTCAAGGTCGTGTGCCGCGAGTTCATCGACCGGATGGACCTGGCCTACGCCGCCGCCGACGTGGTGGTGTGCCGCGCCGGCGCCTCCTCGATCGCCGAGCTGACCGCCCTCGCCATCCCCGCGGTGATGGTGCCCTACCCCCACGCGACCGCGGACCACCAGACCGCGAACGCCCGCGCCGTCGCCCGTGCCGGCGGGGCGGTCGTGGTGCCCGACGCCGACCTCGACGCCGCGGCGCTGGTCCGCGCCGCCGAGCCGCTGCTGCTGGACGACGACCGCCACCTCGCGATGCGCGAGGGCTCGGCGTCCTTCGGGCGGCCCGACGCCGCCCGCGCCCTGGCGGCGCTGGTCCTCGAGGTCGCCGACGACCGACCCCCCACGGAGGGACCGTGA
- the murC gene encoding UDP-N-acetylmuramate--L-alanine ligase produces MSQYADPRDLELTPDTHVHLIGVGGSGMQALAQVLVERGLGVSGSDLRGGQASAALEAMGARIHIGHVADQVEGADLVVVSNAVPPGNVERARAEALGIPVILRADLLELLMAGRRRVLISGTHGKTTTTSMVTVALQACGLDPSFAIGGAISGSTGAHHGTGEVFVAEADEAFRSFLRLTPDVAVITNLEMDHHDVYADLDAYRDAFVQFLDRRPAGGLAVLCADDPGTAGLVGDVRAPVLTYGTAADADVRITGVEVTADGGSRFELTQDGTPLGTVVVAVPGRHNVLNAAAAVIAAREVGGDVAAATAGMAQFTGALRRFQRLGRAGGIEVVDDYGHHPTELAATLDAARQANPDGRVVAVFQPHRYSRTQAIGVDLGRALASADLVVVTDVYAAGEEPVDGVTGAMVADAASTAGAEVRYLPQLSGLPDAVLELVAPGDLVLTMGAGDITELGPQLLARLGGAT; encoded by the coding sequence GTGAGCCAGTACGCCGACCCCCGCGACCTCGAGCTGACCCCCGACACCCACGTCCACCTCATCGGGGTGGGCGGATCGGGGATGCAGGCCCTGGCCCAGGTGCTGGTCGAGCGCGGCCTGGGTGTCAGCGGCAGCGACCTGCGCGGTGGGCAGGCCTCCGCGGCCCTCGAGGCCATGGGCGCCCGCATCCACATCGGCCACGTCGCAGACCAGGTGGAGGGCGCCGACCTCGTGGTGGTCTCGAACGCCGTCCCCCCGGGCAACGTCGAGCGCGCCCGCGCCGAGGCGCTCGGCATCCCCGTCATCCTCCGCGCGGACCTGCTCGAGCTGCTGATGGCCGGCCGGCGGCGGGTGCTCATCAGCGGCACCCACGGCAAGACCACCACGACGTCGATGGTCACCGTCGCCCTGCAGGCCTGCGGGCTCGATCCCTCCTTCGCGATCGGCGGGGCGATCTCCGGGTCGACGGGCGCCCACCACGGCACCGGGGAGGTGTTCGTCGCCGAGGCCGACGAGGCGTTCCGCTCGTTCCTGCGCCTGACCCCGGACGTGGCGGTCATCACCAACCTGGAGATGGACCACCACGACGTCTACGCCGACCTCGACGCCTACCGCGACGCGTTCGTGCAGTTCCTCGACCGGCGTCCCGCGGGCGGTCTCGCGGTGTTGTGCGCGGACGACCCGGGCACCGCAGGGCTGGTCGGCGACGTCCGCGCGCCGGTCCTGACCTACGGCACCGCCGCCGACGCCGACGTCCGCATCACTGGCGTCGAGGTCACCGCCGACGGCGGATCGCGGTTCGAGCTCACCCAGGACGGCACCCCGCTCGGCACGGTCGTGGTCGCGGTCCCCGGACGCCACAACGTCCTCAACGCCGCCGCCGCGGTGATCGCCGCCCGCGAGGTCGGTGGGGACGTGGCCGCCGCCACCGCCGGGATGGCGCAGTTCACCGGGGCGCTGCGGCGCTTCCAGCGGCTCGGCCGCGCCGGCGGGATCGAGGTCGTCGATGACTACGGCCACCACCCGACCGAGCTGGCCGCGACCCTGGACGCCGCCCGCCAGGCGAACCCCGACGGCCGGGTCGTGGCGGTCTTCCAGCCCCACCGCTACAGCCGCACCCAGGCGATCGGGGTCGACCTGGGCCGTGCGCTCGCCAGCGCCGACCTGGTCGTCGTCACCGACGTCTACGCCGCCGGTGAGGAGCCCGTCGACGGCGTCACCGGCGCGATGGTCGCCGACGCCGCGTCGACCGCCGGCGCGGAGGTGCGCTACCTGCCCCAGCTGTCCGGGCTGCCCGACGCCGTGCTCGAGCTCGTCGCACCCGGCGACCTCGTCCTCACCATGGGCGCCGGCGACATCACCGAGCTCGGCCCGCAGCTGCTCGCGCGCCTCGGCGGTGCCACGTGA
- the ftsW gene encoding putative lipid II flippase FtsW, giving the protein MAITRATSTTAPSRRLVLAGRATTDAIGLAVVGGGLLVLGLVMTFSASFVQSAAQTGDAFDVFARQAFWAGIGLPVALVAAAVDYRRWRRGTALALLVTLVAMVLVLIVGEEINGARRWFQLGPLSVQPAEIVKLTLPAYTAHILALRWARVRRGDVTAMWLPAGPAIVLAAALVAVSPDLESAVLVAAVGLTPLFVAGLPLRILAIGGAVVAGLAAWAISTTPYRVGRIDAWLDPTNEAFRDGYGYQTTQGFIALGNGGVLGVGLGQGRGKWLYVPNAHTDFIYAIIGEELGLIGALCVMAAFAALAFFGCRTAMRAPDTFGRLLAAGITAWLALQAAINISSVVGVLPVTGVTLPLVSFGGSSLVITMAGVGILIAVARQCPPVGTRAGQGGAEGVDVEVADDDG; this is encoded by the coding sequence ATGGCGATCACGCGAGCGACGAGCACCACCGCGCCCTCGCGCCGCCTGGTCCTCGCCGGTCGGGCGACGACCGACGCGATCGGCCTCGCCGTCGTCGGCGGCGGCCTGCTGGTCCTCGGGCTGGTCATGACGTTCAGCGCGTCCTTCGTCCAGTCCGCCGCCCAGACCGGCGACGCCTTCGACGTCTTCGCCCGCCAGGCGTTCTGGGCCGGGATCGGGCTGCCCGTGGCGCTGGTCGCCGCCGCCGTCGACTACCGCCGCTGGCGGCGGGGCACGGCCCTCGCCCTGCTGGTGACCCTCGTCGCGATGGTGCTCGTGCTCATCGTCGGCGAGGAGATCAACGGCGCCCGCCGCTGGTTCCAGCTCGGTCCGCTCTCGGTCCAGCCGGCCGAGATCGTCAAGCTCACCCTCCCGGCCTACACCGCCCACATCCTGGCGCTGCGCTGGGCGCGGGTGCGGCGCGGTGACGTGACCGCGATGTGGCTGCCGGCCGGCCCGGCGATCGTCCTGGCCGCCGCGCTGGTCGCGGTCAGCCCCGACCTCGAGTCCGCCGTGCTGGTCGCCGCGGTCGGGCTGACCCCGCTGTTCGTCGCGGGGCTCCCGCTGCGGATCCTCGCCATCGGCGGCGCCGTCGTCGCCGGGCTGGCGGCCTGGGCGATCTCGACGACGCCATACCGCGTCGGTCGCATCGACGCCTGGCTCGACCCGACCAACGAGGCGTTCCGGGACGGCTATGGCTACCAGACGACCCAGGGGTTCATCGCCCTCGGGAACGGCGGCGTCCTCGGCGTCGGGCTCGGGCAGGGGAGGGGCAAGTGGCTCTACGTCCCCAACGCCCACACCGACTTCATCTACGCCATCATCGGCGAGGAGCTGGGCCTGATCGGCGCGCTCTGCGTCATGGCCGCATTCGCCGCGCTCGCCTTCTTCGGCTGCCGCACCGCCATGCGGGCGCCCGACACCTTCGGCCGGCTGCTCGCCGCCGGGATCACGGCCTGGCTGGCGCTGCAGGCCGCGATCAACATCTCCTCGGTCGTCGGCGTCCTGCCCGTGACCGGCGTCACCCTGCCGCTGGTGTCCTTCGGCGGCTCGTCGCTGGTGATCACGATGGCGGGGGTCGGCATCCTGATCGCGGTCGCGCGCCAGTGCCCACCCGTCGGGACGCGGGCCGGCCAGGGCGGGGCCGAGGGGGTCGACGTGGAGGTGGCCGACGACGATGGGTGA
- the murB gene encoding UDP-N-acetylmuramate dehydrogenase, translating into MSAPDPLVAALTDAVEGEVRAGAPLSERTTLKVGGPARALVRAESIADLQAIAGVCRDHDAAWLVLGRGSNLLIADAGWDGVVITLGKGLRGVEVQPGDDPADRRVTLGGAEPMPVLANALEREGLGGMAFAVAIPGAVGGAVRMNAGAHGGEMADVLVAVDVVRLTTGAVERIAAADLHMAYRRTDLPPDAVVTAAEVSLSEADADVLAADMAEMRQWRRDHQPINSPSCGSVFTNPPGDSAGRLIDTADLKGHRVGGARISAVHANFITVEPGARAADVHAVIRHAQQEVERIHGVVLHPEVVIVGDFGEGA; encoded by the coding sequence GTGAGCGCGCCCGACCCGCTCGTCGCGGCCCTGACCGATGCGGTGGAGGGGGAGGTCCGCGCCGGCGCGCCGCTCTCGGAGCGGACGACGCTCAAGGTCGGCGGCCCCGCCCGTGCCCTGGTCCGCGCTGAATCGATCGCCGACCTGCAGGCCATCGCCGGGGTGTGCCGCGACCACGACGCGGCCTGGCTGGTCCTCGGGCGCGGCTCCAACCTGCTGATCGCCGACGCCGGCTGGGACGGCGTCGTCATCACCCTCGGCAAGGGCCTGCGCGGCGTCGAGGTCCAGCCCGGCGACGACCCGGCGGACCGCCGGGTCACCCTCGGCGGCGCAGAGCCGATGCCGGTCCTCGCCAACGCCCTCGAGCGGGAGGGGTTGGGCGGCATGGCCTTCGCCGTCGCCATCCCCGGCGCGGTCGGTGGCGCGGTGCGGATGAACGCCGGTGCCCACGGCGGCGAGATGGCCGACGTGCTTGTCGCCGTCGACGTCGTCCGCCTGACCACCGGGGCGGTCGAGCGGATCGCGGCGGCCGACCTGCACATGGCCTACCGGCGCACCGACCTGCCGCCCGACGCCGTGGTGACCGCCGCCGAGGTCTCGCTGTCCGAGGCCGATGCCGACGTCCTCGCCGCTGACATGGCCGAGATGCGCCAGTGGCGACGGGACCACCAGCCGATCAACTCCCCGTCCTGCGGGAGCGTGTTCACCAACCCGCCGGGGGACTCCGCCGGCCGGCTGATCGACACCGCGGACCTGAAGGGCCACCGGGTCGGGGGCGCCCGGATCTCCGCGGTGCACGCCAACTTCATCACCGTCGAACCAGGTGCCCGCGCGGCCGACGTCCACGCGGTCATCCGCCACGCGCAGCAGGAGGTCGAACGGATCCACGGCGTGGTGCTGCATCCTGAGGTGGTCATCGTCGGCGACTTCGGAGAGGGGGCGTAG